In a genomic window of Nothobranchius furzeri strain GRZ-AD chromosome 14, NfurGRZ-RIMD1, whole genome shotgun sequence:
- the LOC107380973 gene encoding oocyte zinc finger protein XlCOF6-like isoform X1: MDTDFHQMVKEEAPEDQSPGVDQQDPEQFHMKEEQEEVWTSLEGEQLHLKEEAKLARGHITALRGTTQEARLAFQITNVHHVVKEEAPEDQSVGVDQQDPEMFHIKEEQKELWTSQEGEQLHLKEETNPARFPFTSVSIKSEDDEDKPQLSQLLYQQQIEDRDVPTSSSADQTTAETGRGAESSRNPVLNSNEQISDSSETEVSEDDVNLNDELLDSGPETGDGDNDCNDSRSSELDVTTFSCPECGKEFLHKWTLQRHVRVTSHSAVRSSGCLVNKKNVRVKQHVDSCRKVQKEPKSFICDICGKIFIHNKGLNRHRRVHTGQKPFACELCEQRFRFKSAFNIHMRVHTGEKPFACELCGKSFNQRQTLNGHMRVHTGQKPFACELCEQTFRNKSTLNIHMKVHTGQKPFACEQCEQRFSHKSTLNSHMRVHTGQKPFACEQCEQRFSHKSTLKSHMRIHTGEKAFACELCEQTFSFKSTLNSHMRVHTGQKPFACELCEQTFCFKSTLNRHIRVHTGEKPFACEQCEQRFIHKSTLNSHMRVHTGQKRFACELCEQTFSFKSALNRHMRIHTGHKPFVCELCGNSFARRAALNNHSRVHT, from the exons Atggatacag ATTTTCACCagatggttaaagaagaagctcctgaagatcaGAGtcctggtgtggaccagcaggatcCAGAACAGTTCCACATGAAAGAAGAACAGGAGGAAGTCTGGACAAGTCTGGAAGGAGAGCAGCTCCATTTGAAGGAAGAAGCTAAACTTGCCAG GGGTCACATAACAGCCCTAAGGGGGACCACACAGGAGGCCAGACTAGCATTTCAAATAACCA ATGTTCACCacgtggttaaagaagaagctcctgaagatcaGAGTgttggtgtggaccagcaggacccagaaatgttccacataaaggaggaacagaaggaactctggaccagtcaGGAAGGAGAGCAGCTtcatttgaaggaggagactaatcctgccaggtttccattcacATCAGTTTCTATAaaaagtgaggatgatgaagacaaACCTCAGCTCTCACAGCTTCtttatcagcagcaaatagaagacagagatgttccaaccagcagctcagctgaccagacaacagcagaaacTGGTAGAGGAGCAGAATctagcaggaacccagttctgaacTCTAATGAACAgatatctgattcttcagagactgaagttagtgaagatgatgtgaatctaAACGATGAGTTGTTAgactctgggcctgaaactggaGATGGAGACAATGACTGCAATGACagcaggtcttctgagttagATGTTACGACctttagctgccctgagtgtggtaaaGAGTTTCTCCACAAGTGGACTCTCCAGAGACATGTGAGAGTGACGAGTCATTCAGCAGTAAGATCTTCAGGATGTTTGGTTAATAAGAAAaatgttagagtgaagcaacatgtggactcatgcaggaaagtccagaaagAGCCAAAATCATTTATTTGTGACATTTGTGGAAAAATATTTATTCATAATAAAGGTTTAAACAGACAcaggagagtccacacaggacagaaaccttttgcgtgTGAACTCTGTGAGCAAAGATTTAGATTTAAGTCAGCATTCAACatccacatgagagtccacacaggagagaaaccctttgcgtgtgaactctgtggaaaaagctttaatCAAAGGCAAACTTTAAacggtcacatgagagtccacacaggacagaaaccttttgcatgtgagctctgtgAGCAAACATTTCGTAATAAGTCAACATTAAAcatacacatgaaagtccacacaggacagaaaccttttgcgtgTGAGCAATGTGAGCAAAGATTTAGTCATAAATCAacattaaacagtcacatgagagttcacacaggacagaaaccttttgcgtgTGAGCAATGTGAGCAAAGATTTAGTCATAAATCAACATTAAAGAgtcacatgagaattcacacaggagagaaagccTTTGCGTGTGAGCTCTGTGAGCAAACATTTAGTTTTAAGTCAacattaaacagtcacatgagagtccacacaggacagaaaccttttgcatgtgagctctgtgAGCAAACATTTTGTTTTAAGTCAACATTAAACAGAcacattagagtccacacaggagagaaaccttttgcgTGTGAGCAATGTGAGCAAAGATTTATTCATAAATCAacattaaacagtcacatgagagttcacacagggcaGAAACGTtttgcatgtgagctctgtgAGCAAACATTTAGTTTTAAGTCAgcattaaacagacacatgagaatccacacaggacataaaccttttgtctgtgaactctgtggaaataGCTTCGCTCGAAGGGCAGCTTTAAACAATCACTCGAGAGTCCACACATAA
- the LOC107380973 gene encoding oocyte zinc finger protein XlCOF6-like isoform X2 codes for MDTDFHQMVKEEAPEDQSPGVDQQDPEQFHMKEEQEEVWTSLEGEQLHLKEEAKLARFPFTSVSIKNVHHVVKEEAPEDQSVGVDQQDPEMFHIKEEQKELWTSQEGEQLHLKEETNPARFPFTSVSIKSEDDEDKPQLSQLLYQQQIEDRDVPTSSSADQTTAETGRGAESSRNPVLNSNEQISDSSETEVSEDDVNLNDELLDSGPETGDGDNDCNDSRSSELDVTTFSCPECGKEFLHKWTLQRHVRVTSHSAVRSSGCLVNKKNVRVKQHVDSCRKVQKEPKSFICDICGKIFIHNKGLNRHRRVHTGQKPFACELCEQRFRFKSAFNIHMRVHTGEKPFACELCGKSFNQRQTLNGHMRVHTGQKPFACELCEQTFRNKSTLNIHMKVHTGQKPFACEQCEQRFSHKSTLNSHMRVHTGQKPFACEQCEQRFSHKSTLKSHMRIHTGEKAFACELCEQTFSFKSTLNSHMRVHTGQKPFACELCEQTFCFKSTLNRHIRVHTGEKPFACEQCEQRFIHKSTLNSHMRVHTGQKRFACELCEQTFSFKSALNRHMRIHTGHKPFVCELCGNSFARRAALNNHSRVHT; via the exons Atggatacag ATTTTCACCagatggttaaagaagaagctcctgaagatcaGAGtcctggtgtggaccagcaggatcCAGAACAGTTCCACATGAAAGAAGAACAGGAGGAAGTCTGGACAAGTCTGGAAGGAGAGCAGCTCCATTTGAAGGAAGAAGCTAAACTTGCCAGGTTTCCATTCACATCAGTTTCTATAaaaa ATGTTCACCacgtggttaaagaagaagctcctgaagatcaGAGTgttggtgtggaccagcaggacccagaaatgttccacataaaggaggaacagaaggaactctggaccagtcaGGAAGGAGAGCAGCTtcatttgaaggaggagactaatcctgccaggtttccattcacATCAGTTTCTATAaaaagtgaggatgatgaagacaaACCTCAGCTCTCACAGCTTCtttatcagcagcaaatagaagacagagatgttccaaccagcagctcagctgaccagacaacagcagaaacTGGTAGAGGAGCAGAATctagcaggaacccagttctgaacTCTAATGAACAgatatctgattcttcagagactgaagttagtgaagatgatgtgaatctaAACGATGAGTTGTTAgactctgggcctgaaactggaGATGGAGACAATGACTGCAATGACagcaggtcttctgagttagATGTTACGACctttagctgccctgagtgtggtaaaGAGTTTCTCCACAAGTGGACTCTCCAGAGACATGTGAGAGTGACGAGTCATTCAGCAGTAAGATCTTCAGGATGTTTGGTTAATAAGAAAaatgttagagtgaagcaacatgtggactcatgcaggaaagtccagaaagAGCCAAAATCATTTATTTGTGACATTTGTGGAAAAATATTTATTCATAATAAAGGTTTAAACAGACAcaggagagtccacacaggacagaaaccttttgcgtgTGAACTCTGTGAGCAAAGATTTAGATTTAAGTCAGCATTCAACatccacatgagagtccacacaggagagaaaccctttgcgtgtgaactctgtggaaaaagctttaatCAAAGGCAAACTTTAAacggtcacatgagagtccacacaggacagaaaccttttgcatgtgagctctgtgAGCAAACATTTCGTAATAAGTCAACATTAAAcatacacatgaaagtccacacaggacagaaaccttttgcgtgTGAGCAATGTGAGCAAAGATTTAGTCATAAATCAacattaaacagtcacatgagagttcacacaggacagaaaccttttgcgtgTGAGCAATGTGAGCAAAGATTTAGTCATAAATCAACATTAAAGAgtcacatgagaattcacacaggagagaaagccTTTGCGTGTGAGCTCTGTGAGCAAACATTTAGTTTTAAGTCAacattaaacagtcacatgagagtccacacaggacagaaaccttttgcatgtgagctctgtgAGCAAACATTTTGTTTTAAGTCAACATTAAACAGAcacattagagtccacacaggagagaaaccttttgcgTGTGAGCAATGTGAGCAAAGATTTATTCATAAATCAacattaaacagtcacatgagagttcacacagggcaGAAACGTtttgcatgtgagctctgtgAGCAAACATTTAGTTTTAAGTCAgcattaaacagacacatgagaatccacacaggacataaaccttttgtctgtgaactctgtggaaataGCTTCGCTCGAAGGGCAGCTTTAAACAATCACTCGAGAGTCCACACATAA
- the LOC107380973 gene encoding oocyte zinc finger protein XlCOF6-like isoform X3: MFHIKEEQKELWTSQEGEQLHLKEETNPARFPFTSVSIKSEDDEDKPQLSQLLYQQQIEDRDVPTSSSADQTTAETGRGAESSRNPVLNSNEQISDSSETEVSEDDVNLNDELLDSGPETGDGDNDCNDSRSSELDVTTFSCPECGKEFLHKWTLQRHVRVTSHSAVRSSGCLVNKKNVRVKQHVDSCRKVQKEPKSFICDICGKIFIHNKGLNRHRRVHTGQKPFACELCEQRFRFKSAFNIHMRVHTGEKPFACELCGKSFNQRQTLNGHMRVHTGQKPFACELCEQTFRNKSTLNIHMKVHTGQKPFACEQCEQRFSHKSTLNSHMRVHTGQKPFACEQCEQRFSHKSTLKSHMRIHTGEKAFACELCEQTFSFKSTLNSHMRVHTGQKPFACELCEQTFCFKSTLNRHIRVHTGEKPFACEQCEQRFIHKSTLNSHMRVHTGQKRFACELCEQTFSFKSALNRHMRIHTGHKPFVCELCGNSFARRAALNNHSRVHT, translated from the coding sequence atgttccacataaaggaggaacagaaggaactctggaccagtcaGGAAGGAGAGCAGCTtcatttgaaggaggagactaatcctgccaggtttccattcacATCAGTTTCTATAaaaagtgaggatgatgaagacaaACCTCAGCTCTCACAGCTTCtttatcagcagcaaatagaagacagagatgttccaaccagcagctcagctgaccagacaacagcagaaacTGGTAGAGGAGCAGAATctagcaggaacccagttctgaacTCTAATGAACAgatatctgattcttcagagactgaagttagtgaagatgatgtgaatctaAACGATGAGTTGTTAgactctgggcctgaaactggaGATGGAGACAATGACTGCAATGACagcaggtcttctgagttagATGTTACGACctttagctgccctgagtgtggtaaaGAGTTTCTCCACAAGTGGACTCTCCAGAGACATGTGAGAGTGACGAGTCATTCAGCAGTAAGATCTTCAGGATGTTTGGTTAATAAGAAAaatgttagagtgaagcaacatgtggactcatgcaggaaagtccagaaagAGCCAAAATCATTTATTTGTGACATTTGTGGAAAAATATTTATTCATAATAAAGGTTTAAACAGACAcaggagagtccacacaggacagaaaccttttgcgtgTGAACTCTGTGAGCAAAGATTTAGATTTAAGTCAGCATTCAACatccacatgagagtccacacaggagagaaaccctttgcgtgtgaactctgtggaaaaagctttaatCAAAGGCAAACTTTAAacggtcacatgagagtccacacaggacagaaaccttttgcatgtgagctctgtgAGCAAACATTTCGTAATAAGTCAACATTAAAcatacacatgaaagtccacacaggacagaaaccttttgcgtgTGAGCAATGTGAGCAAAGATTTAGTCATAAATCAacattaaacagtcacatgagagttcacacaggacagaaaccttttgcgtgTGAGCAATGTGAGCAAAGATTTAGTCATAAATCAACATTAAAGAgtcacatgagaattcacacaggagagaaagccTTTGCGTGTGAGCTCTGTGAGCAAACATTTAGTTTTAAGTCAacattaaacagtcacatgagagtccacacaggacagaaaccttttgcatgtgagctctgtgAGCAAACATTTTGTTTTAAGTCAACATTAAACAGAcacattagagtccacacaggagagaaaccttttgcgTGTGAGCAATGTGAGCAAAGATTTATTCATAAATCAacattaaacagtcacatgagagttcacacagggcaGAAACGTtttgcatgtgagctctgtgAGCAAACATTTAGTTTTAAGTCAgcattaaacagacacatgagaatccacacaggacataaaccttttgtctgtgaactctgtggaaataGCTTCGCTCGAAGGGCAGCTTTAAACAATCACTCGAGAGTCCACACATAA